A portion of the Coriobacteriia bacterium genome contains these proteins:
- the msrB gene encoding peptide-methionine (R)-S-oxide reductase MsrB, whose translation MDKVIRTDDEWRALLPPERFRVLRRAGTERPFDNEYWDLDADGVYHCFACGLPLFDSRTKFESGTGWPSFREPVAPENVLERADVTLGVRRTEAVCARCESHLGHVFEDGPPPTGLRYCMNSLALRFVPRGQAGAGEGAGSPEEEAGP comes from the coding sequence ATGGACAAGGTGATCCGAACGGACGACGAGTGGCGGGCGCTCCTGCCGCCGGAGCGGTTCCGTGTGCTGAGGCGGGCCGGAACGGAGCGGCCGTTCGACAACGAGTACTGGGACCTGGACGCCGACGGCGTGTATCACTGCTTCGCCTGCGGCCTGCCCCTGTTCGACTCCCGAACCAAGTTCGAGTCGGGGACGGGCTGGCCGAGCTTCCGGGAGCCGGTCGCGCCGGAGAACGTCCTCGAGAGGGCCGACGTCACCCTGGGTGTGCGGCGGACGGAGGCCGTGTGCGCCAGGTGCGAGTCGCACCTGGGGCACGTGTTCGAGGACGGACCGCCGCCGACGGGTCTGCGGTACTGCATGAACTCGCTGGCGTTGCGCTTCGTGCCGCGCGGGCAGGCGGGTGCGGGCGAAGGCGCGGGATCGCCCGAGGAGGAGGCCGGCCCGTGA
- a CDS encoding lytic transglycosylase domain-containing protein, producing MSRERPLAPHRVALVAVAILLGALALLALNGPEWVQRAYRPLRHESRIADAADSYRLDPYLVAAVINVESGFDPGRVSKRGAVGLMQVMPATAEELRDPGTSPEEVTPERLKDPETNIEYGTGYLSRLVERYGGDVEAALAAYNAGPSNADRWRSEAARASAEETRIVDAIGFPETRRYVREVLRQRDDYERLYPQAFTTAGKGGPE from the coding sequence ATGTCGCGTGAGCGGCCGCTCGCGCCGCACCGCGTCGCTCTCGTCGCGGTGGCCATCCTCCTCGGAGCGCTGGCGCTTCTCGCGCTGAACGGGCCGGAGTGGGTCCAGCGCGCGTACAGGCCCCTGCGACACGAGAGCAGGATCGCCGACGCGGCGGACTCGTACCGGCTGGACCCCTACCTCGTCGCGGCGGTGATCAACGTGGAGTCCGGTTTCGACCCCGGACGGGTCTCCAAGCGCGGTGCCGTGGGGCTCATGCAGGTGATGCCGGCCACCGCGGAGGAGCTGCGCGACCCGGGGACCTCCCCCGAGGAGGTCACGCCCGAGCGCCTGAAGGACCCCGAGACGAACATCGAGTACGGCACGGGCTATCTGAGCCGGCTCGTCGAACGGTACGGTGGCGACGTGGAGGCCGCCCTGGCCGCCTACAACGCCGGGCCGTCCAACGCCGACCGTTGGCGCAGCGAGGCGGCGAGGGCCTCGGCCGAGGAGACCCGCATCGTGGACGCGATCGGGTTCCCGGAGACTCGGCGCTACGTCCGGGAGGTCCTTCGCCAGCGCGACGACTACGAGCGGCTGTACCCCCAGGCGTTCACGACAGCCGGCAAGGGGGGCCCCGAGTGA
- a CDS encoding cytochrome b/b6 domain-containing protein: protein MDLLQINVTLDILFVVVYIAVWLFLGWHFTWDIKTGRFHKKWVEGKWPEHDHGPPPAMPKILHATHMFSIIFLGISGMYIRFPFFSGGRVFMRYTHYFFMIVVTINLVWRVWYAFWSKNRDWREFAITKKDASTALGVLKYYGYLSNEKPHVAKYNVMQKMSYLLFLGMMVLQAYTGFALVTQKFIFGFSPRDLLVGWWLGGLLGSVDLAGWYARTLHYVLNWAFIIMTTIHVYLSATVDIPVTLNFFGLKDLEPHPHGEPLPEPAPVATAMRSPFE from the coding sequence ATGGACCTGCTTCAGATCAACGTGACGCTCGACATCCTCTTCGTGGTGGTCTACATCGCGGTCTGGCTGTTCCTCGGGTGGCACTTCACCTGGGACATCAAGACCGGCAGGTTCCACAAGAAGTGGGTGGAGGGCAAGTGGCCGGAGCATGACCACGGACCGCCCCCCGCGATGCCCAAGATCCTGCACGCCACGCACATGTTCTCGATTATCTTCCTCGGCATAAGCGGCATGTACATCCGCTTCCCGTTCTTCTCCGGCGGGCGCGTGTTCATGCGTTACACGCACTACTTCTTCATGATCGTCGTGACGATCAACCTCGTGTGGCGGGTCTGGTACGCCTTCTGGTCGAAGAACCGGGACTGGCGAGAGTTCGCCATCACGAAGAAGGATGCGAGCACGGCCCTGGGGGTGCTGAAGTACTACGGGTACCTGAGCAACGAGAAGCCCCATGTGGCCAAGTACAACGTGATGCAGAAGATGAGCTACCTGCTGTTCCTCGGCATGATGGTGCTCCAGGCGTATACCGGCTTCGCGCTCGTGACGCAGAAGTTCATCTTCGGCTTCAGCCCGCGCGACCTGCTCGTGGGCTGGTGGCTCGGCGGCCTGTTGGGCAGCGTGGACCTCGCGGGCTGGTACGCCAGGACGCTGCACTATGTCCTGAACTGGGCGTTCATCATCATGACGACGATCCACGTGTACCTGTCGGCCACCGTCGACATCCCGGTGACGCTGAACTTCTTCGGCCTGAAGGACCTCGAGCCGCACCCCCACGGCGAGCCGTTGCCCGAGCCCGCTCCGGTCGCGACCGCGATGCGCTCGCCGTTCGAATGA
- the cadA gene encoding cadmium-translocating P-type ATPase — protein sequence MSVQRTARIPLELPSSEHCAGCVHALREAVEALPGVRTVELDARGPAVTVTYDPGTVSEESLRRETELLGMRIGSERGHVVFKLTGLDCPDCARTVDKSVSRVDGVLSADLVFASGLMVVEYESGSDPTDEVVSMVLSMGYGIELVEQAAGRRTAEFRLLGLDCPDCAAKLQASLGAAPGVHDAVADFGAARLRVVYDPARTGPEPLAEAVRAAGYDVEAEAPSEEERPGWPASHRQEITVAVGAALVAAGWLLSWSGAPEGAVVAAYAGAIAVAGARIARRALASVRARSLDMNVLMTVAVAGAAAIGEWNEGAAVVVLFAVGSLLESRALARTRASIRALMDLAPPKARVRRDGGEFEVAPAEAAVGDVLLVRPGERIALDGRVAGGFSAVDESPITGESVPVDKAIGDEVFAGTLNTSGRLEVLVTAEAADSTIARVVYMVEEAQAQRAPSQRLVDRFTRYYTPAVVGLAVAIAAVPPLAGPALGFPAPFSEWFRRALVMLVVSCPCALVISTPVAIVSAITRATRDGVLVKGGLFLETAPRVRAVAIDKTGTLTRGAPQVSDVVPLDGPPPSEILGTAAALEAHSTHPLAAAVVRAAGGGDGEGVTEFADVPGRGVRAVLGGKRYALGNRALAEEEGALDGAAAEAVGRLEDEGRTVLVLASEGRALGLIGLADEVRPEAPDVVARLRAGGVEHVVMLTGDNERTAGGVARHAGVAEFRARLLPEDKVTAVRELKERYGTVAMVGDGVNDAPALAVSDIGVAMGAKGSDTALETADVALMREGLGPLPGFLALGRRTVANIAQNVAVSIAVKLAVLVLAVLGIATLWMAVFADTGVSLLVTLNGLRLLRARPRGT from the coding sequence ATGAGCGTGCAGCGGACGGCCCGCATCCCGCTGGAGTTGCCCTCGTCCGAGCATTGCGCGGGCTGCGTGCACGCGCTGCGGGAGGCCGTGGAGGCGCTGCCCGGGGTCCGCACCGTCGAGCTCGACGCGCGCGGTCCGGCCGTGACCGTGACGTACGACCCCGGGACCGTCTCGGAGGAGTCGCTGCGTCGCGAGACCGAGCTCCTCGGCATGAGGATCGGGTCGGAGCGCGGCCACGTCGTCTTCAAGCTCACGGGCCTGGACTGCCCGGACTGCGCGCGCACGGTCGACAAGTCCGTCTCCCGCGTCGACGGAGTGCTCTCCGCCGACCTGGTCTTCGCCAGCGGGCTGATGGTCGTCGAGTACGAGTCCGGGTCCGACCCGACGGACGAGGTCGTCTCGATGGTCCTCAGCATGGGCTACGGCATCGAGCTCGTGGAGCAGGCCGCCGGCCGCCGCACCGCCGAGTTCCGGCTGCTGGGGCTGGACTGTCCCGATTGCGCGGCGAAGCTCCAGGCGAGCCTGGGCGCCGCTCCGGGGGTGCACGACGCCGTCGCGGACTTCGGCGCCGCCCGCCTGCGGGTCGTGTACGACCCGGCACGGACGGGTCCGGAGCCCCTGGCGGAGGCGGTGCGCGCAGCCGGCTACGACGTCGAGGCGGAGGCCCCCTCCGAGGAGGAGCGTCCCGGCTGGCCGGCCTCGCACCGCCAGGAGATCACCGTTGCCGTCGGCGCCGCGCTCGTCGCCGCCGGCTGGCTGCTCTCCTGGTCGGGGGCGCCGGAGGGCGCGGTCGTCGCCGCGTACGCGGGCGCGATCGCCGTCGCCGGCGCGCGGATCGCGCGCAGGGCTCTGGCTTCCGTGCGGGCCCGCTCGCTCGACATGAACGTGCTCATGACCGTGGCCGTGGCCGGCGCGGCCGCGATCGGCGAGTGGAACGAAGGCGCCGCGGTGGTCGTGCTGTTCGCGGTCGGCAGCCTGCTCGAGTCCCGCGCGCTCGCCCGTACGCGCGCGTCGATCCGGGCGCTCATGGACCTGGCGCCGCCGAAGGCCCGCGTCCGGCGGGACGGCGGCGAGTTCGAGGTCGCCCCCGCGGAAGCGGCGGTCGGGGACGTCCTGCTCGTGCGCCCCGGGGAGCGTATCGCGCTGGACGGCCGGGTGGCCGGGGGGTTCTCGGCCGTCGACGAGTCGCCCATCACCGGCGAGTCGGTCCCGGTGGACAAGGCGATCGGCGACGAGGTGTTCGCCGGTACGCTCAACACGTCCGGGCGCTTGGAGGTGCTGGTGACCGCCGAGGCCGCGGACTCGACGATCGCGCGCGTCGTCTACATGGTCGAGGAGGCCCAGGCGCAGCGCGCGCCGTCCCAGCGGCTGGTCGACCGCTTCACCCGCTACTACACCCCGGCCGTGGTCGGCCTCGCCGTCGCGATCGCGGCCGTGCCTCCGCTGGCAGGGCCGGCGCTGGGTTTCCCCGCCCCGTTCTCCGAGTGGTTCCGCCGCGCGCTGGTCATGCTCGTGGTCTCCTGCCCGTGCGCGCTCGTGATCTCGACCCCCGTCGCCATCGTGTCCGCGATCACACGGGCCACCCGTGACGGCGTCCTGGTCAAGGGCGGCCTGTTCCTGGAGACGGCGCCGCGGGTGCGGGCGGTGGCCATCGACAAGACGGGCACGCTCACCCGCGGAGCCCCGCAGGTCTCCGACGTCGTGCCGCTTGACGGTCCGCCCCCGTCCGAGATCCTCGGGACCGCCGCCGCCCTCGAGGCGCACTCCACCCACCCGCTCGCGGCCGCCGTGGTCCGGGCGGCCGGAGGCGGCGACGGCGAGGGCGTGACCGAGTTCGCCGACGTGCCCGGCCGCGGAGTGAGGGCGGTCCTCGGCGGGAAGCGGTACGCGCTGGGCAACCGCGCGCTGGCCGAGGAGGAGGGGGCGCTGGACGGGGCCGCCGCCGAAGCGGTCGGACGCCTGGAGGACGAGGGCAGGACGGTTCTGGTGCTCGCGTCGGAGGGCCGCGCCCTCGGGCTCATCGGGCTCGCCGACGAGGTGCGCCCGGAGGCGCCCGACGTGGTCGCCAGGCTTCGTGCGGGAGGCGTGGAGCACGTGGTGATGCTCACGGGCGACAACGAGCGCACGGCCGGCGGCGTGGCACGTCACGCGGGGGTGGCCGAGTTCCGGGCGCGATTGCTGCCCGAGGACAAGGTGACCGCGGTGCGCGAGCTCAAGGAGCGGTACGGTACGGTGGCGATGGTCGGCGACGGCGTCAACGACGCGCCGGCGCTGGCCGTCTCGGACATCGGGGTGGCGATGGGCGCCAAGGGCAGCGACACCGCCCTGGAGACGGCCGACGTGGCCCTCATGCGCGAAGGGCTGGGCCCGCTGCCGGGCTTCCTGGCGCTCGGCCGCCGCACCGTCGCGAACATCGCCCAGAACGTCGCGGTGTCGATCGCAGTGAAGCTCGCGGTGCTCGTGCTGGCGGTCCTCGGCATAGCCACACTGTGGATGGCGGTCTTCGCCGACACGGGCGTGTCGCTGCTGGTGACGCTGAACGGGCTCAGGCTCCTGCGAGCCCGGCCTCGAGGTACCTAG
- a CDS encoding AarF/ABC1/UbiB kinase family protein, with product MRSRVRRVAAVLGRRWAGAAVRSRFGLSPAARRRATFARATREAFEELGPTFVKLGQLVSVRPDVFAPELVFEMERLQDRVAPLPAARVRETIRREFGREPEALFATFSDEPLASASIAQVHPATLREAYRPVFGEELPAGAEVAVKVVRPGAAECIEDDLRNLRRLTAALARSPVGRRVDVEGLLEEFAASLGREVDLRNEARVADRFAFDFRDDPVAFCPRVVWTRTTRRVLTMEYVRGWRLSELDDAVRAGVEGYRLALHGAEVFMRQVLVQGRFHADLHPANLLLTPDERIAYLDFGIVGELAPVQRAHVAQVLLATVYGDAERALRYSAELGLVVPEEIGARVRERVAALMARTLKREPADVKGFATGFLSIMSRHGVRIPRGFGLLVKALVTVEGCSRLFYPDIDILRAAKPFATRLVAEALLDPARLAERTPHALRAAVRELLS from the coding sequence GTGCGGTCCCGCGTGCGCCGCGTCGCAGCGGTGCTCGGGCGCCGGTGGGCCGGCGCGGCCGTCCGCTCCCGCTTCGGGCTGTCGCCCGCGGCGCGGCGCCGCGCCACGTTCGCCCGGGCGACGCGCGAGGCGTTCGAAGAGCTCGGACCGACGTTCGTGAAGCTCGGGCAGCTCGTGAGCGTGCGTCCCGACGTCTTCGCGCCGGAGCTCGTCTTCGAGATGGAGCGGCTTCAGGATCGCGTGGCCCCGCTGCCGGCGGCGCGCGTGCGCGAGACGATCCGCCGGGAGTTCGGCCGCGAGCCGGAGGCCCTCTTCGCTACCTTCTCCGACGAGCCGCTCGCCTCGGCCTCGATCGCGCAGGTGCATCCGGCCACTCTGCGCGAGGCGTACCGGCCGGTCTTCGGCGAGGAGCTGCCGGCCGGCGCGGAAGTGGCCGTGAAGGTCGTGCGCCCGGGGGCGGCGGAATGCATCGAGGACGACCTGCGGAACCTGCGGCGCCTGACGGCGGCGCTGGCGCGCTCGCCCGTGGGCAGGCGTGTGGACGTCGAGGGTCTGCTCGAGGAGTTCGCCGCGTCGCTGGGGCGCGAGGTCGACCTGCGCAACGAGGCCCGGGTCGCCGACCGCTTCGCGTTCGACTTCCGCGACGACCCGGTGGCCTTCTGCCCGCGCGTGGTGTGGACGCGCACCACACGGCGTGTCCTGACGATGGAGTACGTGCGCGGGTGGCGCCTCTCCGAGCTCGACGACGCCGTGCGTGCGGGCGTGGAGGGGTACCGGCTCGCGCTGCACGGCGCGGAGGTCTTCATGAGGCAGGTCCTCGTGCAGGGGCGCTTCCACGCCGACCTGCACCCCGCGAATCTGCTGCTGACCCCCGACGAGAGGATCGCGTACCTCGACTTCGGCATCGTCGGGGAGCTGGCGCCGGTCCAGCGCGCGCACGTCGCGCAGGTGCTGCTCGCCACCGTCTACGGCGACGCGGAGCGCGCGCTGCGGTACTCGGCGGAGCTCGGGCTCGTGGTGCCCGAGGAGATCGGGGCCCGGGTGCGCGAACGGGTCGCGGCGCTGATGGCGCGTACCCTCAAGCGCGAGCCCGCGGACGTGAAGGGGTTCGCCACCGGCTTCCTGTCGATCATGTCCCGCCACGGGGTCCGCATACCGCGCGGGTTCGGGCTGCTCGTCAAGGCGTTGGTGACGGTCGAAGGGTGCAGCCGCCTCTTCTACCCCGACATCGACATCCTGCGCGCGGCCAAGCCCTTCGCCACGCGCCTGGTCGCGGAGGCGCTGCTCGACCCTGCCCGGCTCGCGGAGCGCACGCCGCACGCCCTGCGCGCCGCGGTGCGCGAGCTGCTGTCCTAG
- a CDS encoding peptide-methionine (S)-S-oxide reductase has protein sequence MRTRVGYCGGTSPDPTYRAIGDHAETLQVDHDPDRVAYEDLLEVFWCAHRPTSPPWSRQYMSAVFYDGDEQRALAEASRDRVEEATSQRVYTEIAPLRRFYVAEDYHQKYRLRRDRELMREFAEMLRDEGAFRDSTAAARVNGFLDGFGDLALLRAELDGYGLSENGRERLLSLSGGLGVLSPGCPL, from the coding sequence GTGCGGACGCGGGTGGGCTACTGCGGCGGGACCTCGCCGGACCCCACGTACCGCGCGATCGGCGACCATGCCGAGACGCTGCAGGTGGATCACGACCCGGACCGCGTGGCGTACGAGGACCTCCTCGAGGTCTTCTGGTGCGCGCACCGGCCCACCTCCCCGCCGTGGTCGCGGCAGTACATGTCCGCGGTCTTCTACGACGGGGACGAGCAGCGGGCGCTCGCCGAGGCGAGCCGCGACCGGGTGGAGGAGGCGACCTCGCAGCGGGTGTACACGGAGATCGCCCCGCTGCGACGCTTCTACGTGGCCGAGGACTACCACCAGAAGTACCGGCTGCGCCGCGACCGGGAGCTGATGCGGGAGTTCGCCGAGATGCTCCGCGACGAGGGCGCGTTCCGCGACTCCACGGCCGCGGCCCGCGTCAACGGCTTCCTGGACGGCTTCGGCGACCTGGCCCTTCTCCGGGCCGAACTGGACGGCTACGGACTGAGCGAGAACGGGAGGGAACGGCTCCTGTCCTTGTCCGGCGGGCTCGGCGTGCTGTCGCCGGGATGTCCGCTCTGA
- a CDS encoding helix-turn-helix transcriptional regulator — protein sequence MSSHSDDRDRTLLEECDVRVVDEPAVRRVRALLRPRRLGDEAELFAALGDATRLTILAALAQQPLCVCDLASLTGVSQSAVSHQLRMLRERRLVSFSRDGKRAVYRLADRHVATLLEQAREHADEGREAAPR from the coding sequence ATGAGCAGCCATTCAGATGACCGGGACCGGACGCTCCTCGAGGAGTGCGACGTGCGCGTCGTGGACGAGCCCGCCGTGCGCCGTGTCCGTGCGCTTCTCCGCCCCCGACGCCTCGGTGACGAGGCGGAGCTCTTCGCCGCGCTGGGGGACGCCACGCGGCTCACCATACTCGCCGCCCTGGCGCAGCAGCCCCTGTGCGTGTGCGACCTCGCCTCGCTCACCGGCGTGAGCCAATCGGCCGTCTCCCACCAGCTGAGGATGTTGCGCGAGCGGCGGCTGGTGTCCTTCTCGCGCGACGGCAAGCGCGCCGTGTACCGCCTGGCCGACCGGCACGTAGCCACGCTGCTGGAACAGGCCCGGGAACACGCCGACGAAGGTCGGGAGGCGGCTCCGCGATGA
- the larE gene encoding ATP-dependent sacrificial sulfur transferase LarE gives MLLERLSSLRSVLVAYSGGVDSTLLAVAAHAVMGSSCLAVLALSDTYPPSEADSARSTAAALGLRVMEVETNELADPRFRANGPDRCYHCKSELFGLLKTVAEVRGLEHVADGSNADDDADHRPGARAAAELDILTPLRDVGMTKAHVRDVARMLDLPNWDKPSMACLASRFPYGCEITSEDLERVMLAEDGLRALGLRQSRVRAHGEVARVEVGADEMQRAWESRAQVLEAVRAGGFPYVALDLEGYRSGSMNDVLAPEERKTAREGA, from the coding sequence CTGCTGCTCGAGCGCCTCTCGTCGCTTCGCAGCGTGCTGGTGGCGTACTCGGGGGGCGTCGACTCCACTCTGCTGGCGGTCGCGGCGCACGCCGTGATGGGCTCATCCTGCCTCGCCGTGCTCGCGCTCTCCGACACCTACCCCCCGAGCGAGGCCGATTCCGCGCGCTCCACCGCCGCCGCGCTGGGCCTGCGCGTGATGGAGGTCGAGACCAACGAGTTGGCCGACCCCCGCTTCCGCGCGAACGGACCGGACCGCTGCTACCACTGTAAGAGCGAGCTCTTCGGCCTGCTCAAGACCGTTGCGGAGGTCCGCGGGCTGGAGCACGTGGCCGACGGCAGCAACGCCGACGACGACGCCGACCACCGCCCGGGGGCACGGGCGGCGGCCGAGCTGGACATCCTCACGCCCTTGCGCGACGTCGGCATGACCAAGGCCCACGTCCGCGACGTGGCACGCATGCTCGACTTGCCGAACTGGGACAAGCCCTCCATGGCGTGCCTCGCCTCGCGCTTCCCCTACGGCTGCGAGATCACCTCCGAGGACCTGGAGCGGGTGATGCTGGCCGAGGACGGGCTGCGGGCGCTGGGGCTGCGGCAGTCCCGCGTGCGCGCGCACGGCGAGGTGGCGCGCGTCGAGGTGGGCGCCGACGAGATGCAGCGCGCCTGGGAGTCCCGCGCGCAGGTCCTCGAGGCGGTGAGGGCCGGCGGCTTCCCGTACGTCGCCCTGGACCTGGAGGGCTACCGCAGCGGCAGCATGAACGACGTGCTCGCCCCCGAGGAGCGGAAGACGGCCCGCGAGGGCGCGTAG
- the uvrB gene encoding excinuclease ABC subunit UvrB, translating into MRVVSAFEPAGDQPGAIESLARGVREGMRYQTLLGVTGSGKTYTMAKTIEAVQKPTLVMAPNKTLAAQLAAELREFMPDNAVVYFVSYYDYYQPEAYVPATDTFIEKDASINEEVEKLRHAATASLLSRRDVVVVASVSAIYGIGSPEDYAGTAVFLEHGATLDRDDLIHRLIGIQYDRNDYELARGTFRVRGDVVDVFPPYADHPVRVGFFGDEVDSVAEVDQLTGEVLGAYESIPVWPATHYVTMPDKLTSALASIRQELGERLARLEAEGKLLEAQRLEMRTNYDLEMLETLGFCSGIENYSRHLDGRAAGEPPFCLIDYFPRDFLCIIDESHVTVPQLHGMYEGDRSRKLTLVEHGFRLPSALDNRPLRFDEFEARVPQSVYVSATPADHELRVSDQVVEQIIRPTGLVDPKVVVRPTKGQVDDLMHEVRERAAREERVLVTTLTKKMAEDLTDYLFEQGVRARYIHADVGTLERVEILRDLRKGVFDCLVGINLLREGLDLPEVSLVAILDADKEGFLRNARSLIQTIGRAARNVSGEVIMYADDVTDSMRSAIGETDRRRELQTAHNLEHGIEPQTIRKAVADIVQYVREADAGYTTAEEAARELARLSREEVMRLLSTLEDEMAAAAGALDFESAARLRDQVVRLRAQVERSTEDQVLDRLRSGARKGSRYGARKRR; encoded by the coding sequence CTGCGCGTCGTCTCCGCGTTCGAGCCCGCCGGCGACCAGCCCGGGGCGATCGAGTCCCTCGCCCGCGGCGTGCGCGAGGGGATGCGGTACCAGACGCTCCTGGGCGTGACGGGCTCAGGCAAGACCTACACGATGGCCAAGACGATCGAGGCCGTTCAGAAGCCCACGCTCGTCATGGCCCCGAACAAGACCCTCGCCGCTCAGCTCGCGGCGGAGTTGCGCGAGTTCATGCCGGACAACGCGGTGGTCTACTTCGTCAGCTACTACGACTACTACCAGCCCGAGGCCTACGTGCCCGCGACCGACACCTTCATCGAGAAGGACGCTTCGATCAACGAGGAGGTCGAGAAGCTCCGTCACGCGGCGACCGCCTCCCTGCTGTCGCGGCGCGACGTCGTCGTGGTGGCCAGCGTGTCCGCCATCTACGGGATCGGTTCACCCGAGGACTACGCGGGTACCGCCGTGTTCCTCGAGCACGGTGCCACGCTCGACCGCGACGACCTCATCCACCGCCTGATCGGCATCCAGTACGACCGCAACGACTACGAGCTCGCGCGCGGGACGTTCCGGGTCCGCGGCGACGTCGTCGACGTCTTCCCGCCGTACGCCGACCACCCCGTGCGCGTCGGGTTCTTCGGCGACGAGGTCGATTCCGTCGCAGAGGTGGACCAGCTCACGGGCGAGGTCCTCGGTGCGTACGAGTCGATCCCGGTGTGGCCGGCGACCCACTACGTCACGATGCCGGACAAGCTGACCAGCGCGCTCGCGTCGATCCGGCAAGAGCTCGGGGAACGCCTCGCGCGACTCGAAGCCGAGGGCAAGCTGCTGGAGGCGCAACGCCTCGAGATGCGCACGAACTACGACCTCGAGATGCTCGAGACGCTGGGATTCTGCTCGGGCATCGAGAACTACTCGCGCCACCTCGACGGACGGGCTGCGGGCGAGCCGCCGTTCTGCCTCATCGACTACTTCCCTCGCGACTTCCTGTGCATCATCGACGAGAGCCACGTGACGGTGCCGCAGCTGCACGGCATGTACGAGGGAGACCGCTCGCGCAAGCTCACGCTGGTCGAGCACGGCTTCCGGCTGCCCTCGGCCCTGGACAACCGGCCGCTGCGCTTCGACGAGTTCGAGGCGCGAGTGCCGCAGTCCGTCTACGTCTCCGCCACGCCCGCCGATCACGAGCTGCGCGTCTCCGACCAGGTGGTCGAGCAGATCATCAGGCCGACGGGGCTGGTCGACCCGAAGGTGGTCGTCCGCCCGACGAAGGGTCAGGTAGACGACCTGATGCACGAGGTCCGGGAGCGCGCTGCCCGCGAGGAGCGCGTCCTCGTCACCACGCTCACCAAGAAGATGGCCGAGGACCTCACCGACTACCTCTTCGAGCAGGGGGTGAGGGCGCGCTACATCCACGCCGACGTCGGTACGCTGGAGCGGGTCGAGATCCTGCGCGACCTGCGCAAGGGCGTCTTCGACTGCCTCGTCGGCATCAACCTGCTGCGCGAGGGCCTCGATCTCCCCGAGGTGTCGCTGGTGGCCATCCTTGACGCCGACAAGGAAGGGTTCCTGCGCAACGCCCGCAGCCTCATCCAGACGATCGGGCGCGCCGCGCGCAACGTGTCGGGGGAGGTCATCATGTACGCCGATGACGTGACCGACTCCATGAGGTCGGCCATAGGCGAGACCGACCGCCGCCGGGAGCTCCAGACGGCGCACAACCTCGAGCACGGCATCGAGCCGCAGACGATCCGCAAGGCCGTCGCCGACATCGTCCAGTACGTGAGGGAGGCCGACGCGGGCTACACCACCGCCGAGGAGGCCGCGCGCGAGCTCGCGCGGCTGTCGCGCGAGGAGGTCATGCGGCTGCTCTCCACGCTCGAGGACGAGATGGCCGCCGCCGCGGGCGCCTTGGACTTCGAGTCCGCCGCACGGCTACGGGACCAGGTCGTGAGGTTGCGGGCGCAGGTGGAGCGCTCGACAGAGGACCAGGTGCTCGACCGCCTGAGGAGCGGCGCCCGGAAGGGCTCCAGGTACGGCGCGCGTAAGCGGCGCTGA